tgctgttatacaccatccatccatccatccatccattatccaatccgctatatcctaatgacagggtcacaggggtctgctggagccaatcccagccaacacagggcggaaggcaggaaacaaactccgggaagggcgccagctgTTATACACCTAACATTTCAAATACTTTACTGATagaaggatttttttctataatttgctttgtgGTGCTGTTTTAtctgcgcaaatccgagagagcaGCTGCAGGTCAAGTGGagtggggcagggccctcctcactcatgtgtcaACCTCCTTTTGAGTCAATCTACCACTCACCACTTGTTGGAGCgaaccttgcctccacttagctagcgatacctgtttgttcatcagacattatcatctacagattgttaaggagatATGTGTATTTTAGAGGGTAGCTACTGATTGCCACAGATATTTTGGCCACGTacttttctccccacacgggggaAACACTCCCGTCAGAGCTCAACACGATCAGATGCAGTGCCAATGTCTAACGTTGTAGCGTACCTACCTCCTGCTTGGCcagtattacatttttctaaatttttaaattttttattgatttttaaagtttgccctgtttcactactacgtgggtggaggtGCGGGGGCAGCTAGTAAGCTGTATGGGTACAGAATTATCAAATTATTCAGGGATCGCAATCTGTAAaaatctctactattctctgttgtcttttctggttctcctgtggtggcgatctgcaccaccaccacttgatcaaggcaccatgaagCCCCCTgaaatgatggaatgaaggcgggtgtCTCAGCTCTTCATGAGACCAACCCCTGCCTTaccttattttattgttattctttaatattattgcttaatcTCATTTGTTTActcttcttgtaactttctgtcattttgtaaagcactttaagctacattgttgtatgaaaatgtgctatataaacaaatgttgctgttgttcagACAACAAATTTTGGAATTGAAAGGGTGAGAAAGCACAAAAACATTATACTGTTTAATGTAATAGACTATCTAACAAGGGTTAGTGCAGTGCTGAGTTATTTCATgacatctacaaaaaaaaaatgtacactaaTGCAGCAGGTAACAGTTTTCAACTGACAGGGTCTGCTACAgccaagaaaatgacaaaaaatattcaTCAGCTTGTCGATGACATGTGATAGGTTGAATGTTGAAACAATGCTCCTGTCACAAATTCTCAAATGTTCAGGCTTAGAATATGGACATTAACCTTTCCAAATCAGAAGGCTATATTCACAAACTGATCTTGCCTTATGCAGTCACAGAGAGGAATCTCACAAAAAAATAAGATGTCCACCTTTAACCAATATGTACTCTGTGCTCCTAACAGGTACACTGGAGTTtgtgaaaactgggtttggcagtggtagcactgctaccttacaaaaggagactggggttcacatcctggggggttcctgtgtggagtttgcatgttctccccatgtccacatgggtttcttgtgggtgctccagtttcctcccaccgtaaaagacatacaggttaggtgaataaGTGTTGCTAACTATGGCACTagtgtgtttgtgcatgtgttaGTGTTTTCACCCTGCTATGGACTGATTGCTGGGATAGCTGAGACCCTGCcctggagatggatggatggatggatgaattaatagtTTGTTGTTGTGTTTACATATCTTTTTGTAAAGTCTCAATCCTTTTTTccagcatttacagtatgtattgtttttatattccttTCCTAATGACCACTCAGGGAATACTGGGGAGTGTGTGAGTATGGGTTGATGTTGGGTAGGTCCTGAACTTATTATTCTGCACAAAAGTGTCTGAGAAAGTCACAGATCTTTTGATAGACAAGGGTGTTAGAATGTGATTCATGTAATTAATATTGTATTTCTGTAAATCATTGCAAAATTAAAGATGCAAACTAAAAAAACATGTCACAAGATATGTACTTTTTTGGTATATTACTTTTCATTGATTAAACTATTTTCGTCATCAGTAAATTGCATCAGAAATTCACACAAAACCCCAAGATAAATGGAATTGTCTCACCTCAACTATATAAACCATCAAGAGCTGCATTAGGAGGGAAATAGCAAGAGAGCAGGTTTCACATTACTAAGGGTTGTTATATTACTTGTGTAAACACCTTAAATAGAATAGATGGTTTTTGTACAACcattttgaaaattgaaaaaaacaaaacaaaacaatagaaaTAGTTCTTCAGAAAAATGCAGCATTGTTATCCTTTTGACAACAAGTCTTGCTTCAAGGAAATGCGAGCACCTGAAGTCTCTGTTATCCTTTATGCCTTCTCAGCATCTACTGTTTTGCTTACTGTCTTTGGAAACCTTGTGGTAATTATTTCCTTTTCTCATTTTAGGCAGCTTCACACACCAAGCAATCTTCTTGTTCTGTCATTGGCAGTGGCTGATTTTATGGTGGGAATTTTTTCTATGCCATTCAAACTTATACAAATCATTGAAAACTGCTGGTATTTTGGGGacacattgtgttttatttacttcTGTATCAGTATCTTACTTACCTCGGTTTCTGTTAGTAACTTAGTATTTATTGCTATCGATCGCTATATTGCTGTGTGTGATCCTCTGCtgtattcttctaaaataacagttCCTGTAATACAGATGTTTATTGCAACTAGTTGGGCAGTATCCTTCTTGTACAATTgggtattgatttattttaaaggaattacatttacatatgaaaatgtaaatatttgtttagGAAAATGTGATGTAATATATACAGAAACTTGGGGCTTAGTGGATCTTATTGCTACATTCATTCTTCCCTGTTCTGTAATGGTTAGTCTCTACATAAAAATTTTTATAGTTGCTAAAAGACATTTGAGAATCATTAACTCAATGTCTCAACAAATGGTAACAAAGGAAAGGAATCAGTGTAACATGTCTAAAAAGTCAGAGAGGAAAgcagcaaaaacattaggaattgCAATGGCTGTTTTCCTTCTTTGTTGGATTCCATATTATTTATGTATCATTTTTGACACATACACAAGGTTTTCCACACCTCGTATAGTATTCAATGCTTTTACATGGCTTGTATTTTTTAACTCTGGCTTTAATCCTATCATCTACGCTTTATTTTATTCTTGGTTTCAGAAGTCATTTAAACTTATCATGACTCTTAGGATATGTGACCCTGAGTCTTCTCTGGTTAATTTATTTCCAGAAAACCATTAAGTAATTGTACACTTCTCCTTaatcctcttctttttattataaaaaatcttGTTCTTTTTACTTATACTCACATTTCACTAACATGTAATTTTCTATTatcagaatttcaaaatatagtttattatattaactgccaagtgttttcttaatATTCTAAATATCAATAGTGCATGACTCAAGATCCTTAAGCCTATGTTATATTTTAACATTCTAAATGTATAAACTTTACACATAAACCTTAGAATTTACCCAAAACTTCTAAATGTCTATTTCAGATTCTTCACTCTCTTGAAATTTCTGGTTcattaaaaactgaattattCCTTTTACCCTTTCTGTGTGACTCAGTATAAATATGAGTGCATGATTTTTGATTGCcttgtgcaaaaataaaataagtaaaacataaaatgGATGACATTACTACCAAATATAGTTCACAAATGTGTTATGTTTTGTCTACCCTAGCATTCCAAGTGTATTATTCATGAGTGGATACTATTTAATTCTTATactgtttctcttcttttgttgtggAAAAAAGATGGTTTCTATTACTGTTGCAAAGCTTGGAGGCCTGAAAGTCTTAATGTTAGATTGACTAAATTCATGTCAAGTGTTGCTACTTGTACTTTACTTGCTGAGATTGCTTACTACTTAATGATGGCCTGCCTCAGCATATTACTGAAATAAGTTTGGGCCAGTATTAGGTCTGCTggtaatattgtaatctttgctGGGGTAAAATAAACCTATGGGTGTTCTGGAATGTAATATCTGGAAAATTCTAGTAAGTGTTAGAgaatgtttttttccttcttgcTTGATTGGTGCTGTGCACAAAATGGCTCATCACAGGCTAATTAATCAAAACTGTAATCTGACTTGCCATGGTGTCTGATTGTTCTTCTGCAATAAAGCTGTTATATTGATTTACCTGATATTGATCTTGGTTCTTTGCCTGATCAGTGTGTATTCATTTAATCTTCTGTTTAATATTGGTAAAGCTTATACACTAAATACaaccaaaatattttaatgtgtgctATCTTATGGCCAGAACTGATCTACTACTAAGGATTCTATTCACTCATCCTCCAGATGTTTTCAAGGTTGTAAGGGCTTTGAGCTTATCTCTGTAGCATCacgcacaaagcagaaaccagaaaaatctgaacagttaaaaaaattatattttctgacTATAGTTTAGACAGTAAGATGGCTACCATTTAATCAACATCAacattaatataaacaaatacaGCATATTCAACTTTCATTTGTACATTTCTTTCTGCACCGATAATCCactacatttttgtaaaaacagtgctatttctgaataaaaaagaatgatTGTTCAAAGAAAAATCAAGATAGGTTTTCTGCTTCTGATgaacaataaaaaaggaaattaaaaactgGCAAAAATACTATATGTTacacttgtgcaaattaaaataagtGTAGCCTACAAAGGATTAGTCCTCTTTCTGAGGCTTTTCCCTGCTTCCAACACAGATCGGCCCATAGACTTTACAAACCTAAACTAACTAAGCGCATAGAGAACATGATTAGTTGGATGGATAGCACCTctatcgattttttttttttgcaaagttataACTTATATAATctgtaaaatatcattaaaaaaaagaatcatgGTTGCATAAAGAATAGATGGATTTTCAAGAAATGGTAAGTActatatttgttatttaaaaagtaattaatactgtctttttataatattatttgacATATTGCTAAATACATCTAGTATTGTAAGAAATTCACAGTGAGTTATTGCCAGAAtcataaacataattttagtcATTAATTTCTTCTTAAGgtgtatttttgtttatacaaaaaagtaaatataatcaCCGATTAGCTACATAGCTACATTCAACAAATAAGTTTTTTACATGGCTATTAGGGCTGTAAGTGgcacaaagaaaatataaaacaatattttctacttttattaaATCACTAAGACATGAAGTGTAGGTATAGGCTAAAATGCAGATGAATCAGATTCTGTTTCAGTGCAATTCAGTACTTGGCCATATGTAAAAAAGTGTAAATGATCATAAACATCAAAAGGTTTACCctagtgatttgttttttgtcattaCAAAACTAATCCAAACAGTAAATATGAGAATTGTGACTCTTCAACATGAAAAGAGGATCAGAATTCTTTGCTGGCATAACAATCATAGATATTGTTGTGTTTTTCTAGTGTTGTTGTATGGTTGGGTCAGTTTAAGGGAGGAGGTACTGGATTATTTAACAGACAGCTACAGAGGCATTCTGGACTACAGGACTCCTAGGGCCAAGTTGAACAGAGGTTGGCAGATGGTTATAATGTTCTGTGTGTTGATTTACATTACATCTTGTGTTCCAATAAAGTTATAATTCTGCAGTTGTTCCAGCTGGTTGTTGGAAATGTTACAGGTTtgctaaaaagaaaagatttagcATCTGTTGTtgagtttatttttcaaaaccaaaaaagGCAGGGTTTCAGAGTACAGTTTGTAATGAACATTACATACAgaataatttgtcttttttatataaatacatgatagtttcatttttattgtaacagATTATTTAATTGTGGGAAAACGTTTTGGGGACACCTTTCCTTAGAATATTAATCCTCTTTATGaaatgcatgatttttttccatagACTACAATTATATGTTACATGCGTTTTTCTATTCATACATTTAACAACCTTTAAGGATTTAAAATGTATAGGTGCAATGCAGTTGCACTTAGAACAATAGTCTACTAGCACTTCAGACTTCACCAAGGATTAACTGTATGGTACCTTCTCTATTGCAAGTGTTCTCTGTCTCTCATAACCTTATTGACTTAGCAAAGAAAAGAACTGAGTCTCTTAGCTTCTCTGCAATAGTACAGAGCAAACAAATAAGCAAGAAAGCAGgtttaaacaaaaaagttatcTTAAAATATTACAGTTAGTGCCATAAACAAAAACCAAATAGAATGCACAGTTAATACCATAACACCAGCATCTTCTGGCAGATGTGAAACGCCAAGCTGATATTTACATTGATTCTGGGCAGCatataattttgtatttacattattctttGGAGATCATCTAGTCTGATTTCTTGTCAGTTCTTTTTGTCTGATGTTTTATTGTCCTCTTATTACTAAGGCCCATAGATTGTCCCTTTCCTCAGTCTTTGTTTCTAGGGAAAGAGCTCCTATCTCTAACATCTGTAGAAATCCCTTCCTGGAGCTCATATGTACCTATGTCAATAAAACAGGCTAATATAACTAAAACCATGCTTTTGACATCACAGATAGAATATGAAGAGGCAGCTTTGCATTCAGCAAGTCGCTTGAAAACTACATCAGAAATGACAACTACAAATTTCATATTCTGAATCTGCACATAACAGAATCTCCCTTAGACCTACGGTGAACATGGCAGGGTTAAGTAAACATTAAAGAAACAGACTTTTCTTACCAGTCAAATATGCCTCCTGAAAACATTCCCTCTTTTTACACTTTAACtattcagttattcttaaaaaacATTGTAACtaacataaaatgcattattagaaCAGTATTTCAGTAAACAAGTGCAGTTTGTGTAGTCCTTAACTCAGTTAATTTcttctttgtatattttcatttttcagcatATTTTAATCACCAAAACatagattaaaatgttttttctttgttacacttTTAAAAGGTATAGAAAAAATCATTCACATACATTTGACAGTTTATTTACTAAGATCTTGTTTTGGATAGCCACTGCTGTAAAAGATGTTGCTCCAATCTACTACAAGTAAGCATCAAGAACTTCTGTGCTTTCATATTTTGCCAGACTGACATGCCATCCAAAGAAGTTTCCAAATTTGCAGCCTCTTGTGCTCTCAGCAATCCTACTGTAATTCAAATTGTGTATCACACAGTGCGTTGAAGTTTGCAGTTCTTTGCATTATGGCAGATGGTATAGAAATCACAGGGAACTCTAATCTATAAAcatgtaattaaatatatatttaaaatgaaactttATATAAATGAAGTTGAGTTGGTGTCTctttatatgtatgcatgtatatttatttatttgtgtcttCAAGCATCAAGCAGATATTGTTAAATGGCTGCACAGATATCCTGAAAATGAACAACAGTTAGTTCAATTTAGAACACATTATGTATGCCATGGTTAGTGCACTTGTTTTAAAAACAGTTAATCCAGAATCGATCGCACTGGTCTGCACCAAAATACTGCCATGCAAAAAAATGGTGTACTTCATAGATTTAGGTGTGTTAAATCCATTTTTGCAATTGGAATTTCCTTTCCATAAATCATATCTGCAAgatattgaatttagttttgctaCACATTTATTTCGTCTCTcgatcaatattttttctctcAATTCTCATTCTTTCAAAATAGCCAGTAATTTATATTTAGGTTAGAGAGATACCTTTTCATTATCCTGAAGAcgtgttatttaaatattttttaaatgaaatatacagtgttaggttgatccatccattttcctgacTAGGTATCAggtaaacaaacaacaaaagacttcACACCATTCCTTTATTGAACAAAAGTTACcggtttttacacatttttgagaGGGGTAAATAGAATATAAAAGGATGTGAAGTTAGTCTACGTTAGTAGACTTCTGTTGGTCATTCCACCATGAAAAACCTTGAgatatttataagaaaataaaagctaTCAATGCTAACCTCCTTTAGGTCTTCTGCTCTGAGTCTTATTGACTATTATAATTCCAAAGTAATTAGAAGCTAATATAAGAGCCTTATACTATTGTAAAACATATTGTTTCAGTGACCCATAAGTTGGCACTTCCTTCACATTTCAAGATCCATTTTATGTGTAGTCTAACCAGATCTTCATAGTCCCATAACAGTACACAATTCAGTAATTAAGCGAGCATTTCTGGTCCTCTATGagttttgtgcacattataaaaatgtattttacatctAAGAGCTGGGGTGTTGGTGAGGGGTGGGTTTCCTTTATGATGTTTCATGTGCGTTATAGAAATATGTGGTGAGGTCCCCCTTCAGGTTTCTGGCAATTAAAAATGGGACATTATGTAAAATTCCTGGATGCAATGCCTAAAGCAAAATACTATGCAGAAAAACATGAATGTTCTGGAAAAAATGAGATACTTACATAATTTTGTTcttgtggttttattttaaaagttttattttttaatattatattttcttattcCCACCCAGTCACTGTGTTCTGGAAGGTTTCTGTTTatagtgtcacgcttgggtcacagatttgcacagaaacacagaggttctAGAAAACAGGAAtttcattcaaacactgcaaacaaacatttgtctctttttcaaaagtttaaacatgctccattaCAAGTCAGAGACGACAGTTCCGCAAGGAGCAGAgaacgtcagagagagagagagagagagagagagagagagagagagagagagaaaagcaaacaatcaattccgAATCTGACAGATGCCcatacaggcttttaagtaagcggagtaccgcgcgaGAGGCTTATCATGCGACAGAGCCGccaaggagcaatgtgaaggtagtctgtcaacgtttttcaggggttttcccaggaacgtctgtattctctgagggtgcgatcagcccccccaGATCACAATAGCAACTACTACTCATGATGTCAACACTGTTGAATCACTTCTAAAATGCAACCTCTTATAAAAAAAAGCCTAATTTATATTCCTCACTTCCAAATAA
The sequence above is drawn from the Erpetoichthys calabaricus chromosome 3, fErpCal1.3, whole genome shotgun sequence genome and encodes:
- the LOC114649434 gene encoding trace amine-associated receptor 13c-like; its protein translation is MRAPEVSVILYAFSASTVLLTVFGNLVVIISFSHFRQLHTPSNLLVLSLAVADFMVGIFSMPFKLIQIIENCWYFGDTLCFIYFCISILLTSVSVSNLVFIAIDRYIAVCDPLLYSSKITVPVIQMFIATSWAVSFLYNWVLIYFKGITFTYENVNICLGKCDVIYTETWGLVDLIATFILPCSVMVSLYIKIFIVAKRHLRIINSMSQQMVTKERNQCNMSKKSERKAAKTLGIAMAVFLLCWIPYYLCIIFDTYTRFSTPRIVFNAFTWLVFFNSGFNPIIYALFYSWFQKSFKLIMTLRICDPESSLVNLFPENH